One region of Chlorobiota bacterium genomic DNA includes:
- a CDS encoding glycosyltransferase produces MLNLPHPPHRRRILPMPLGVELGAFAPASLRTGNRVLVASSMIPLKDYPTMLRAVAIARVRLPELQLEVAGAGTEMERVRRMAFDAGLADSTNFLGFVPDDEMPRVFQRCDLLLHGSHYEAQGMVVLEALATGMPVVATSVGIAAELPPNLVRQVHPGNAEQMAAALVQSFSSDAHAVQALHAGPELVRQQFSVGKIGADFLNLYKEVSRVE; encoded by the coding sequence TTGCTGAACTTGCCCCATCCCCCCCACCGCCGCCGCATCCTGCCGATGCCGCTGGGGGTGGAGCTTGGGGCGTTTGCCCCGGCATCGCTTCGCACGGGGAATCGCGTGCTGGTTGCTTCCTCGATGATCCCCCTGAAAGATTATCCAACAATGCTGCGTGCGGTGGCCATTGCTCGCGTGCGGTTGCCGGAACTTCAGCTGGAGGTTGCCGGGGCCGGAACGGAAATGGAGCGCGTGCGCAGAATGGCCTTCGATGCAGGGCTGGCCGATTCCACAAACTTCTTGGGGTTTGTTCCCGACGACGAAATGCCGCGCGTCTTCCAACGCTGCGACCTTCTGCTGCATGGCTCCCACTACGAAGCCCAGGGGATGGTGGTGCTGGAAGCCCTTGCCACCGGAATGCCAGTGGTGGCCACTTCGGTTGGAATCGCTGCGGAACTTCCCCCAAACCTTGTGCGCCAGGTCCATCCAGGGAACGCCGAACAAATGGCGGCGGCGTTGGTGCAGTCCTTTTCTTCCGACGCGCACGCCGTGCAGGCCTTGCACGCGGGACCAGAACTTGTTCGCCAGCAGTTTAGCGTTGGGAAGATTGGTGCCGACTTCTTGAATCTGTACAAAGAAGTCAGCAGAGTAGAATAG
- a CDS encoding tetratricopeptide repeat protein: MDSSSSSSSPSSPFPEIEQLWNYNRPADTEQRFRKLLPQVEAAGNESYRLELLTQIARCEGLQRRFADAHDTLDIVAPLLADAPARPRLRYLLERGRVFNSSGTPAEARPLFVQAWEEGNAAGEDDLAVDAAHMVAIVEKPEEALAWNEKAYQLAEQSNHPTARRWIGSLTNNIGWTWHTLGDYDQALRYFQRNVEWHNQMGSGEGLMIAQWCVARTLRSLGRVEEALAMQQQVQRERAERGFAADGYVFEELGECLLALDRKEEAREYFAGAYELLSEDSWMQANEGARLQRLQQLGEGK; the protein is encoded by the coding sequence ATGGATTCATCATCATCATCATCGTCACCATCATCCCCATTCCCCGAAATTGAGCAGTTGTGGAATTACAATCGCCCTGCCGACACCGAGCAGCGGTTCCGTAAACTTCTGCCCCAAGTGGAGGCTGCCGGGAACGAATCCTACCGATTGGAGTTGCTGACCCAAATTGCCCGTTGCGAGGGGCTGCAACGCCGGTTTGCCGATGCCCACGACACCTTAGATATCGTTGCTCCATTGCTTGCCGATGCCCCAGCCCGCCCTCGGCTTCGCTATTTGCTGGAGCGCGGGCGGGTGTTCAATTCATCGGGAACCCCAGCCGAGGCACGCCCGTTGTTTGTGCAAGCGTGGGAGGAAGGGAATGCCGCCGGGGAAGATGACCTTGCCGTGGATGCTGCCCACATGGTGGCCATTGTTGAGAAGCCGGAAGAAGCGTTGGCCTGGAATGAGAAAGCCTACCAGCTTGCCGAACAAAGCAACCACCCCACCGCCCGCCGCTGGATTGGCTCGCTAACAAACAACATCGGCTGGACGTGGCACACCCTGGGCGACTACGACCAAGCACTCCGCTACTTCCAGCGGAACGTGGAGTGGCACAACCAGATGGGGAGCGGAGAAGGGCTGATGATTGCCCAATGGTGCGTTGCCCGCACCCTCCGCTCGTTGGGGCGTGTGGAAGAAGCGTTGGCGATGCAGCAACAGGTGCAGCGGGAACGCGCCGAGCGTGGGTTTGCCGCCGATGGATACGTCTTTGAAGAATTGGGCGAATGCTTGCTGGCGTTGGACCGCAAAGAAGAAGCCCGCGAATACTTTGCGGGGGCCTATGAGCTTTTATCGGAAGACTCGTGGATGCAGGCAAACGAGGGGGCGCGATTGCAGCGGCTTCAGCAACTGGGGGAAGGGAAATAG
- a CDS encoding S9 family peptidase, with amino-acid sequence MDQPSETITQIIPRELLFGNPEKRSPQISPDGTRLAWVAPVDGVMNLWTGLLGEEMRPLTRDTGRGISAFLWAQNSEYLIYLQDSNGDENWHIFAVDIHTDEVRELTPFQGVQAHPLDRNKLFPDRLLITMNRDNPQLHDAWYLDVRTGALELAARNPGNVLGWLADNEFVIRAAVAAAADGGQELLVRDTPNDPWRTLLTWTMEEAWSSGMVGFTNDNQSLYLNDPREANASRLVVINLATGEREVLAEDPEYDIRSELINPETNVVEAAAFLRERLEWEVLDEAVREDLATLQAQHRGELSILSRDSANRLWVVGYDADDGSGGYYLYDRSTRTTTLLFQPRPELSSYPLATMEPFRFTARDGMVIHGYISFPPGQDRKGLPLVLNVHGGPWVRDDWGFHPEAQWMANRGYICMQVNYRGSNGFGKAYLNAGNKEWGGKMHNDLIDAVRWAIDQGWVDPSRLAIYGGSYGGYASLVGATFTPDFFHCAVAIVGPSNLISFIESTPPYWQPMIKQMHERVGDPETEAEFLRSRSPLFRVDQIRIPMLIAHGANDPRVKQAESEQIVAAMVEKGIPHQYMLFPDEGHGFVRPENRLRFYAAAEKFLAEHLGGRFEE; translated from the coding sequence ATGGACCAGCCATCAGAAACCATCACCCAAATTATCCCGCGCGAACTGCTGTTCGGCAATCCCGAAAAACGAAGCCCGCAAATCTCGCCCGATGGAACTCGGCTTGCGTGGGTTGCGCCGGTTGACGGGGTGATGAACCTTTGGACAGGGCTGTTGGGGGAGGAAATGCGCCCCCTAACCCGCGACACGGGGCGGGGAATCAGCGCGTTCCTTTGGGCGCAGAACAGTGAGTATCTGATCTACTTGCAGGATAGCAACGGCGATGAAAACTGGCACATCTTTGCCGTGGACATCCATACCGACGAGGTCCGCGAGCTTACTCCATTCCAGGGCGTTCAGGCGCACCCATTGGATAGAAACAAGCTGTTCCCCGATCGTTTGCTGATCACTATGAACCGCGATAACCCCCAGCTTCACGATGCTTGGTATCTGGACGTTCGCACCGGAGCGTTAGAGCTTGCTGCGCGGAACCCCGGCAACGTACTGGGGTGGCTGGCCGACAATGAGTTTGTTATCCGTGCCGCCGTTGCTGCCGCCGCTGATGGAGGGCAAGAACTGCTGGTTCGCGACACCCCAAACGACCCGTGGCGCACGCTGCTAACTTGGACGATGGAGGAGGCTTGGTCCTCCGGCATGGTTGGCTTCACCAACGATAACCAGTCCTTATATCTGAACGATCCCCGCGAAGCAAATGCCTCCCGATTAGTGGTGATAAACCTTGCCACGGGGGAGCGGGAAGTGTTGGCCGAAGACCCTGAATATGATATCCGTTCTGAGTTGATCAACCCTGAAACTAACGTGGTTGAGGCGGCTGCATTTTTGCGGGAACGGCTGGAATGGGAGGTGCTGGATGAGGCTGTTCGGGAGGACCTTGCAACGCTGCAAGCGCAGCACCGGGGGGAGCTGAGCATCCTATCCCGCGACAGCGCAAACCGGCTGTGGGTTGTGGGCTATGATGCCGACGATGGATCGGGAGGGTATTACCTGTACGACCGCTCGACCCGAACCACAACGCTGCTGTTCCAGCCACGACCAGAGCTGAGCAGCTATCCGTTGGCCACAATGGAGCCGTTCCGATTCACCGCACGCGATGGGATGGTGATCCATGGATATATCAGCTTTCCGCCGGGGCAGGACCGGAAGGGATTGCCGCTGGTGCTGAACGTCCACGGCGGCCCGTGGGTTCGCGACGATTGGGGATTCCACCCCGAGGCGCAGTGGATGGCAAACCGTGGCTACATCTGCATGCAGGTGAACTACCGTGGCTCCAACGGATTCGGAAAAGCCTACCTAAACGCGGGGAACAAAGAATGGGGTGGGAAGATGCACAACGACCTTATTGATGCGGTTCGTTGGGCCATAGATCAAGGCTGGGTGGACCCGTCGCGGCTGGCGATTTATGGCGGCTCCTACGGCGGATATGCTTCGCTGGTGGGGGCAACGTTCACCCCCGATTTCTTCCACTGTGCCGTGGCAATTGTTGGCCCATCGAACTTGATCTCCTTCATCGAATCTACCCCACCATACTGGCAGCCGATGATTAAGCAGATGCACGAGCGGGTTGGGGATCCAGAAACGGAGGCGGAGTTCCTTCGCTCCCGTTCGCCGTTGTTCCGGGTTGACCAGATCCGCATCCCGATGCTGATTGCACACGGGGCCAACGACCCCCGAGTGAAGCAGGCCGAATCGGAGCAGATTGTGGCGGCAATGGTGGAAAAAGGAATTCCGCATCAGTACATGCTGTTCCCCGACGAAGGGCACGGGTTTGTCCGCCCGGAAAACCGCCTGCGGTTCTACGCTGCTGCCGAGAAATTCCTGGCCGAGCATTTGGGGGGAAGGTTCGAGGAGTAA